The following proteins are encoded in a genomic region of Gemmatimonadota bacterium:
- a CDS encoding amidase family protein, which yields MSRSAAPLLAGVPSARVRARPDERPAPAASRGPAREMGAGVWALALALTLLTTGALPLRAQSTGGLAAASIADLNQAFDAGTLTSERLVRMSLARIEAYDAAGPGLGAVLWLNPDALATARALDRERRERGPRSALHGIPVVLKDNIDTADLPTTAGSSLLLGSIPPDDAFLVQRLRAAGAIVLAKVNLSELASGVTLSSVAGPMKNPHDPARSPSGSSGGTGVAIAAAYAPIGFGTDTGGSVRGPSTANGIVGLKPTMGLLSRDGIVPLALSFDVPGPMARTVADIAAVLDVVTAVDPADPITQTGASLSGVGFTSFLDADALRGARIGVARDFVGQDGEVDWILDASLQAMRDAGATVVDVRLPRWVLDAKEEWYTTVRWREFRAQIPAYLATLDERYPRTLAEMIERSQRLTSPTADGQQPNPTRWGLFLQEERSGTLEDAEYLAVRDHALPLLRALLEGRMDEERLDAIVYPTSPTRPGLVGVGGGGGGPSATNLANLTGFPDLIVPAGFTSDRLPVGLSFLGRPFSEPRLLALGYAFEQRTQARRDPVLTPPLPGERIH from the coding sequence ATGAGCCGAAGCGCTGCCCCTCTCCTCGCCGGCGTGCCGAGCGCACGGGTCCGCGCCCGCCCGGACGAGCGGCCCGCTCCGGCGGCGTCGCGGGGACCGGCCCGCGAGATGGGCGCCGGCGTATGGGCGCTGGCCCTCGCCCTTACGCTCCTGACCACCGGGGCGCTCCCGCTCCGGGCGCAGAGCACCGGTGGGCTCGCGGCCGCATCCATCGCCGACCTCAACCAGGCCTTCGACGCCGGCACGCTCACGTCCGAGCGTCTGGTGCGGATGTCGCTGGCGCGGATCGAGGCGTACGACGCCGCCGGTCCCGGGCTGGGTGCCGTGCTCTGGCTGAACCCGGATGCGCTGGCCACCGCTCGGGCGCTGGACCGGGAGCGTCGGGAACGAGGGCCGCGCTCGGCGCTGCACGGCATCCCCGTCGTGCTCAAGGACAACATCGACACCGCCGACCTGCCCACCACGGCGGGATCTTCCCTGCTCCTCGGCTCGATCCCGCCCGACGATGCGTTCCTGGTCCAGCGCCTGCGCGCCGCAGGGGCCATCGTGCTCGCCAAGGTGAACCTCAGCGAGCTCGCCTCCGGGGTGACGCTCAGCTCGGTCGCTGGACCGATGAAGAACCCGCACGATCCCGCGCGCTCGCCGTCGGGCTCGTCGGGCGGAACCGGCGTGGCGATCGCCGCGGCCTACGCCCCGATCGGGTTCGGAACCGATACCGGGGGCTCGGTGCGGGGCCCCTCGACCGCGAACGGCATCGTGGGTCTGAAGCCCACGATGGGCCTGCTCAGCCGGGACGGGATCGTGCCGCTCGCGCTCTCGTTCGACGTGCCGGGTCCCATGGCACGCACCGTGGCCGACATCGCGGCCGTGCTGGACGTGGTCACGGCGGTCGATCCGGCCGATCCCATCACGCAGACGGGCGCCTCCTTGAGCGGGGTGGGGTTCACCTCCTTCCTCGACGCGGATGCGCTGCGCGGCGCGCGCATCGGGGTGGCCCGCGACTTCGTCGGCCAGGATGGTGAAGTGGACTGGATCTTGGACGCGTCCCTCCAGGCGATGCGCGACGCGGGGGCCACCGTCGTCGACGTGCGGCTCCCGCGGTGGGTCCTGGACGCCAAGGAGGAGTGGTACACGACCGTCCGGTGGCGGGAGTTCCGGGCGCAGATCCCCGCGTACCTGGCGACGCTGGACGAACGCTATCCGCGCACGCTGGCCGAGATGATCGAGCGCTCGCAACGTCTGACTTCGCCCACGGCCGACGGGCAGCAGCCCAACCCCACGCGCTGGGGCCTTTTCCTGCAGGAAGAGCGCAGCGGGACACTCGAGGACGCCGAATACCTCGCGGTGCGCGATCACGCGCTGCCGCTCCTGCGCGCCCTGCTCGAAGGCCGTATGGACGAGGAGCGCCTCGACGCGATCGTCTATCCGACGTCCCCCACCCGGCCCGGGCTGGTCGGCGTCGGCGGAGGAGGTGGGGGTCCGTCCGCCACCAACCTCGCCAATCTGACCGGTTTCCCGGACCTCATCGTCCCCGCCGGGTTCACCAGCGACCGCCTGCCCGTGGGGCTCTCCTTCCTGGGGCGTCCCTTCAGCGAGCCGCGGCTGCTGGCCCTGGGCTACGCGTTCGAGCAGCGCACGCAGGCGCGGCGCGATCCGGTGCTCACGCCTCCGCTCCCGGGCGAGCGGATCCACTGA
- a CDS encoding deoxyribodipyrimidine photo-lyase produces the protein MAGIDDARIQRLNEHPADSAGRYVLYWMQQSQRADSNPALEHAVREAEERNQPVVVGFGLTADYPDANARHYAFLLQGLAHVQDRLRDRGIKLVVRRGSPDQVALELAADASLVVCDRGYLRHQRAWRRRVAEEAGRAVVQVEGDVVVPIEVASQKREYAARTLRPKIERVRDGFLTSLTEAHPTKSSLRLRVTGDVDPSDPERLLRALEVDREVAPVESFVGGTDEARRRLTRFLRSGIGGYAENRSEPAAEQVSGLSPYLHFGQISPVEVALKARASKSAGREDLATFLEELVVRRELSANYVYFAEDYDRYGALPEWARKTLEKHKEDARPARYTRDELEAGRTHDRYWNAAMAEMRETGYLHNTLRMYWGKQIIQWTNTPGYAFDTALYLNNRYFLDGRDPNSFTNIAWLFGLHDRPWQERDVLGTVRTMTRGGLDRKYDMDAWMAQVEERSGPVGPDAPTA, from the coding sequence ATGGCGGGCATCGACGACGCGCGGATCCAGCGCCTGAACGAACACCCGGCGGACTCCGCGGGGCGCTACGTGCTCTACTGGATGCAGCAGTCACAGCGCGCGGACTCGAACCCCGCGCTCGAGCACGCCGTCCGGGAGGCGGAGGAGCGCAATCAGCCCGTGGTGGTGGGCTTCGGCCTGACGGCGGACTACCCGGACGCCAACGCCCGCCACTACGCCTTCCTGCTGCAAGGGCTCGCACACGTGCAGGACCGCCTGCGGGACCGCGGCATCAAGCTCGTCGTGCGGCGCGGGTCTCCGGATCAGGTGGCGCTCGAGCTTGCCGCGGATGCCTCCCTGGTGGTGTGCGATCGGGGCTACCTGCGACACCAGCGCGCGTGGCGCCGACGCGTGGCGGAGGAGGCGGGCCGCGCCGTGGTCCAGGTGGAAGGGGACGTGGTGGTGCCGATCGAGGTGGCCTCGCAGAAACGGGAGTACGCGGCCCGGACGCTGCGCCCGAAGATCGAACGGGTGCGGGACGGCTTCCTCACGTCGCTCACGGAGGCACACCCGACGAAATCGTCGCTGAGGCTGCGGGTGACGGGAGACGTCGATCCCTCCGATCCGGAGCGTCTCCTGCGCGCGCTGGAGGTCGACCGGGAGGTGGCGCCGGTCGAGTCGTTCGTCGGCGGCACGGACGAGGCGCGTCGCCGGCTGACCCGCTTCCTGCGCAGCGGGATCGGCGGCTACGCGGAGAACCGGAGCGAGCCCGCCGCCGAGCAGGTATCGGGGCTCAGCCCCTACCTGCACTTCGGTCAGATCTCTCCCGTGGAGGTGGCCCTCAAGGCGCGCGCGTCGAAGTCGGCCGGGCGCGAGGATCTGGCCACATTCCTCGAGGAGCTGGTCGTGCGGCGCGAGCTCTCGGCCAACTACGTCTACTTCGCCGAGGACTACGATCGCTATGGCGCTCTCCCGGAATGGGCGCGCAAGACGCTGGAGAAGCACAAGGAGGATGCCCGCCCCGCGCGCTACACCCGCGACGAGCTGGAGGCGGGGAGGACCCACGACCGCTACTGGAATGCGGCCATGGCCGAGATGCGCGAGACCGGATACCTGCACAACACGCTGCGGATGTACTGGGGCAAGCAGATCATCCAGTGGACCAACACGCCCGGATACGCGTTCGACACCGCCCTGTACCTGAACAACCGCTACTTCCTGGATGGGCGTGACCCCAACTCGTTCACGAACATCGCCTGGTTGTTCGGTCTGCACGACCGGCCCTGGCAGGAGCGGGACGTCCTGGGCACCGTGCGCACCATGACGCGGGGCGGGCTGGATCGGAAGTACGACATGGACGCCTGGATGGCGCAGGTAGAGGAGCGTAGCGGGCCGGTCGGGCCGGACGCCCCGACCGCCTGA
- a CDS encoding glycosyl hydrolase — MIASCSSPRLRRAPLLVATGLLAGGAVLPAPALAQRPRNAAPQVDTALYATLDWRLVGPFRGGRSVAVAGVAGQPRTYFFGGVGGGVWKTTDAGQAWTNVSDGQIQTASVGAIAVAPSDPNVVYVGMGEHAPRGVTTSHGDGVYRSTDAGRTWTHLGLDDTRAISRIVVHPTNPDVVYVAAQGAPYGASEERGIYRSRDGGATWQKVHYVSETSGASELSMDPTNPRILYAAFWDHVREPWEVRSGGPGSGLWKSTDAGETWTKLENGLPDLMGKIGVSVSGANPDVVYAIIEAEPDGGVFRSDDAGQSWRRVNSVRGLRSRPWYYMEIFADPSDENTVYALNAPFWKSIDGGRTFQSISVGHGDTHDLWINPDDPDNLILADDGGAEVTFNGGTSWSSIYNQPTAQFYRVNADNRVPYWIYGGQQDNSSVAIKSRDFDGSIGPEDYRSSAGCESAWVAFDPDNPRFQYGGCYLGQINEVDDLLQTSRNVQVRPGMPASIQPKDMLYRFNWNAPIVVSPFDGNVLYHGGNHLLMSSDRGNSWEEISPDLTRDEESKQGPGGTPITNEGAGGEVYGTIYTISPSPVDRDVIWTGSDDGLVQVTRDGGATWTNVTPALPEAMINAVEASPHEAGAAYIAVTRYKFNDFTPMAYKTTDFGRTWTAIADGIPADHWVRVIREDTERRGLLYLGTELGMFVSFDDGAHWQSLQLDLPLTPITDLKVHQGDLLAATQGRAFWVLDDLGPLRQLHAERQAVAAAPVWLFAPSAVYRQFGGGGGFGGGAADAASNPPGGAQVHFKVAEFALSAEEAAAPVVTLEFLDAQGAVIRTYSSRPGEGPGAPTRLQVEPGMNRMGWNLRHESVPNVEGLYTFGSLAGRMVPPGEYRVRLTVEGQETIERAFQVRDVPQVAAEITAADHQARDRLTAQVRTELEALHGSVSTLQSVSGQLDDAVERTGEHPRHDTIQAAARMLEDSIQAVDSMLVNRNWTTGQDPTVFPTRLNQFFIYLRSAIDGMPGAPTQGMLDQFRELTEEWRTYRSRIDWILGPGVGAFNQLLESLGVQAVEVGGRRPVS, encoded by the coding sequence GTGATCGCTTCGTGCTCCTCCCCGCGCCTCCGGCGCGCCCCGCTGCTCGTCGCGACCGGTCTGCTCGCCGGTGGCGCCGTCCTCCCCGCTCCCGCCCTGGCCCAGCGCCCCCGGAACGCGGCGCCCCAGGTCGACACGGCCCTCTACGCCACGCTGGACTGGCGTCTCGTGGGCCCCTTCCGCGGCGGGCGCTCGGTGGCCGTCGCCGGGGTGGCCGGTCAGCCGCGGACCTACTTCTTCGGGGGCGTCGGCGGCGGGGTGTGGAAGACCACGGACGCCGGCCAGGCCTGGACCAACGTGAGCGACGGTCAGATCCAGACCGCCAGCGTGGGGGCGATCGCGGTCGCGCCCTCCGATCCCAACGTGGTCTACGTGGGCATGGGTGAGCACGCGCCGCGGGGGGTGACGACCAGCCACGGCGACGGCGTCTACCGCTCCACGGACGCGGGCCGCACGTGGACGCATCTGGGTCTGGACGACACGCGTGCCATCAGCCGCATCGTGGTCCACCCGACGAACCCGGACGTCGTGTATGTGGCCGCGCAGGGCGCGCCCTACGGGGCGAGCGAGGAGCGCGGCATCTACCGCTCCCGCGACGGCGGGGCCACCTGGCAGAAGGTGCACTACGTCAGCGAGACCAGCGGAGCCAGCGAGCTCAGCATGGATCCCACCAACCCGCGCATCCTCTACGCGGCGTTCTGGGACCACGTGCGCGAGCCCTGGGAGGTCCGTTCGGGCGGTCCGGGCAGCGGCCTCTGGAAGAGCACGGACGCCGGGGAGACGTGGACGAAGCTGGAGAACGGGCTCCCGGATCTGATGGGCAAGATCGGCGTGAGCGTCTCCGGTGCGAACCCGGATGTCGTGTACGCGATCATCGAGGCCGAACCCGACGGCGGGGTCTTCCGTTCGGATGATGCCGGGCAGTCCTGGCGTCGGGTGAACAGCGTGCGCGGCCTGCGCTCGCGGCCCTGGTACTACATGGAGATCTTCGCCGACCCCAGCGACGAGAACACGGTCTACGCGTTGAACGCGCCGTTCTGGAAGTCGATCGATGGCGGCCGGACGTTCCAGTCCATCTCCGTCGGGCACGGGGACACGCACGACCTGTGGATCAACCCGGACGACCCGGACAACCTGATCCTGGCGGACGACGGCGGCGCCGAGGTCACGTTCAACGGCGGCACGAGCTGGTCCAGCATCTACAACCAACCCACCGCGCAGTTCTACCGGGTCAACGCGGACAACCGCGTGCCGTACTGGATCTACGGCGGCCAGCAGGACAACAGCAGCGTGGCCATCAAGAGCCGTGACTTCGACGGCAGCATCGGACCGGAGGACTACCGCTCCTCCGCGGGCTGCGAGAGCGCCTGGGTGGCGTTCGATCCGGACAATCCGCGCTTCCAATACGGCGGCTGCTATCTGGGGCAGATCAACGAGGTGGACGATCTGCTGCAGACCAGCCGCAACGTGCAGGTGCGCCCGGGCATGCCCGCCTCCATCCAGCCCAAGGACATGCTGTATCGCTTCAACTGGAACGCGCCGATCGTCGTGAGCCCGTTCGACGGGAACGTGCTCTACCACGGCGGCAACCACCTGCTGATGTCCAGCGACCGTGGCAACTCCTGGGAGGAGATCAGCCCCGACCTGACGCGCGACGAGGAATCCAAGCAGGGGCCGGGCGGGACGCCGATCACGAATGAAGGCGCGGGTGGCGAGGTCTACGGCACCATCTACACCATCTCTCCCTCCCCCGTGGACCGGGACGTCATCTGGACGGGCTCCGACGACGGTCTGGTCCAGGTCACGCGGGACGGCGGCGCCACGTGGACCAACGTCACACCCGCGCTGCCCGAGGCGATGATCAACGCCGTGGAGGCCAGCCCGCACGAAGCCGGCGCCGCCTACATCGCGGTGACGCGCTACAAGTTCAACGACTTCACGCCGATGGCGTACAAGACCACGGACTTCGGACGCACCTGGACGGCCATCGCCGACGGCATCCCGGCCGATCACTGGGTCCGGGTGATCCGCGAGGACACGGAGCGGCGCGGCCTGCTCTACCTGGGCACGGAGCTCGGGATGTTCGTGTCCTTCGACGACGGCGCCCATTGGCAGAGCCTGCAGCTCGATCTGCCGCTCACGCCGATCACCGACCTCAAGGTCCACCAGGGCGACCTGCTGGCGGCGACGCAGGGCCGTGCCTTCTGGGTCCTGGACGACCTGGGGCCGCTGCGGCAACTGCATGCCGAGCGGCAGGCCGTGGCAGCCGCGCCGGTGTGGCTGTTCGCGCCCTCCGCGGTCTACCGGCAGTTCGGAGGCGGAGGCGGGTTCGGGGGTGGTGCCGCCGACGCGGCCTCGAATCCCCCGGGCGGCGCCCAGGTGCACTTCAAGGTGGCCGAGTTCGCGCTGTCGGCGGAGGAGGCGGCGGCACCGGTGGTCACGCTGGAATTCCTGGACGCCCAGGGCGCGGTGATCCGGACGTACAGCAGCCGTCCGGGCGAGGGGCCCGGCGCCCCGACGCGGTTGCAGGTCGAGCCCGGTATGAACCGGATGGGGTGGAACCTGCGCCATGAGTCGGTTCCGAACGTGGAGGGGCTGTACACGTTCGGCTCGCTCGCCGGCCGCATGGTCCCGCCCGGTGAGTACCGTGTGCGCCTCACCGTCGAAGGCCAGGAGACCATCGAACGCGCCTTCCAGGTGCGCGACGTCCCGCAGGTCGCCGCCGAGATCACGGCCGCCGACCACCAGGCGCGCGATCGCCTCACCGCCCAGGTCCGCACGGAGCTGGAAGCGCTGCACGGTAGCGTGAGCACGTTGCAGTCCGTGAGCGGTCAGCTCGACGACGCGGTGGAGCGGACGGGAGAGCATCCCCGCCACGACACCATCCAGGCCGCGGCCCGCATGCTGGAGGACAGCATCCAGGCGGTGGACTCGATGCTGGTCAATCGCAACTGGACCACGGGCCAGGACCCCACCGTCTTCCCCACCCGCCTCAACCAGTTCTTCATCTACCTGCGCAGCGCGATCGACGGGATGCCCGGAGCGCCCACGCAGGGGATGCTCGACCAGTTCCGCGAGCTCACGGAGGAATGGCGGACCTACCGCTCCCGGATCGACTGGATCCTGGGACCAGGGGTCGGCGCCTTCAACCAGCTTCTGGAGAGCCTGGGCGTGCAGGCGGTGGAGGTGGGGGGAAGACGCCCGGTGAGCTGA